The window ATTAGAATTTAATGAATGATTTGCCAGTAATCGGATACCCGTGTTATGCGAAAAGAACTCTGGGATCGCCAAGGGCAAACATTGCTTATCGCTAGAAGGGAATGTATGGCGAAAAGCTGTTTCCACGTCCAAAAAAAgggattttggagagagatcaacacTTTTTCGCCGTATTTTTATCGCAAATGGACTTAAGGAATGTTGAGATGCGGaaaatgtaagtttttgttAGAATAACCGTAAAATATGTGACAAAATCTACCGATAAAGTTTTTTGCTTGCGTAATGTTTATTGCGAAATTTACATCCAGTAATGGTCTAAGATATCACAAGATTAGGTATAAATCGAGAGGAAATAACCCAATAAGGCCTTTTCAGTTTCAGCTTACGTGTGTACAGCCTGTTTTCTTATTAGTTACTTCTTTTATAAACAAATTATGGCTTCTGGAAATGTGCCACCTCAAAGGAGCGAAGTCGTTGTCACAgaggttgcctatttaccgagttaggatctcgagttggatttcgagttggatttcgagttggattttcgagttggattttcgagttaggatttagagttggattttcgagttggattttcgatttaggatctcgagttggattttcgagttaggatttcgagttggattttcgagttaggatttcgagttggattttcgagttggattttcgagttaggatttagagttggattttcgagttggattttcgagttggattttcgatttaggatctcgagttggattttcgagttaggatttcgagttggattttcgagttaggatttcgagttggattttcgagttggattttcgagttaggatctcgagttggattttcgagttggattttcgaatTGGATTTtctcgagttaggatttcgagtcggtTTTTTCGACATGCTTACTAGTAATCCAGCTGCAACGAATCGGCTAGTTTGTCCGTAAACCGTCTGGTAGATTTCCAGTCCAATgcagtcaacaaaagaattcgTGTAGGGGTGGGGTTAGTGTTTTGCCTTTTTATCCTGAGACGTCACTATATAAAGCATACATGAAGTAAGAGGCAACGCATTGAATCTTCCATGAACTCATTTCCCTTCGCCACTAACATGCTcctcatttcaaaaatagcaaGATTAGAAAAGCTTTAATACCAAAAGAtaaacgaaacgaaaaaaattacgaTAACCGGGCGTAAATCGAAGGTAGAATATGATTTGTCATATCTATTCTGGTGGTAGAAATTTAGAAATCCGCGTTAAGAATTAGACACAACAAAAGACAAATATATAAATCCTATAATCTCACCGTATTTTTAGGACCAACAAATGGCACCAATGCGGGTTTACCGTGCTTTCCTAGTTCCCCAACCCCCagaaactgttttgttttctgcattTTAAGCGGTTGTATATCATACGAAACATTCAAAGAATTCTCCACATCCAAAGAAATTTCTTCTTGCCTCTGGCTTTCGACTATTGCACGCTTGTACGCGTCATTCAAGTAAATAAGGTCTTTATAAGTCTTCTCACCATGGGGACTCAAGGTCTGCCCATCCCTCCTGCTCACGTTTCCAAAACTACCGGATATAAAAGTAGATGAcagaattttaaactgaaaattaGTTAtgatttatttgattttgtattCCATATCAAtcactttgtaaacaaaaaaccCTGATATAGCTTTGGTCAGGGGAACACACTGGTGATAACAATGCAAGTATGAATGCattaaaaccaaaccaaacacTTCATTTACCTATCCCcaatttttttaccaaaaaaaccTGGTTCAACCCTGGTCTGGGGAACATACAATCCTCGACAAAAGTATTAGCACACTTAACATAAAAAGTGGTTGTTTTGACCACCCCCCTTCCCACCCCAAAACAGAACAGATTTTTACCTCCTGGGATAcggatcacaatattttttactgtttattgttaCTCTGGATCTGGAATCAGAATTGTCAATTCTGGGACGTTGGGACAGAGATAATTTACACCTTGTTACATTGACTCGTaaaaaatggctgaaaataTTTCTTCTGCCTTTCCATATTTGCGACTTCCACCCGGCCCTGAAGATATCATGTacttctgaaaagaaaattcgaACCAGTTAACATTTCTGGGATCACGTATAGGTATTTCTCTTGaaatcaaacattattttacgAAAGATTTTAATGGTTACAACCCCGGCCGATTCGACACGCAAATGATCAGACAGTCGAAAGTTAATGAATAATAACTAAAAGCATTCTTTGAAGTATCATCCATTGTTTccagtcaaaaatacaattacgaATGCAATACTAGGATAGGTTAAACAAGATTGCCCTTAACGATCTGCAATCCTCTttctcctccatcttgaaaagaCCTCGAGACGATGTGCAATACCACTGACAAAGTACGTTGtgtaaaaccactgaaaatttatTGGAAACCCCACCAAAAGACAAAACCGCCAAAAAAATCCCGCCaaaaaatcctaactcgaaaatcctaactcgaagatccaactcgaaaatccaactcgaaaatccaactcgaaatcctaactggcaaatccaactcgaaaatccaactcgaaatccaactcgaaatccaactcgaaatcctaactcggtaattAGTCTGTCTCGTTGTCACAGGAGACGGAAACTCTTTTTACCGCGCTATTGCTCTTTGGAGGGATGAAATGAGCGATGAGAAACATAAAGAAATCCGTAGGTTAAGTTCTACCTTGATTGAAAAAAATCCGAAGGTTTTTCAGCCGTTGCTCTTCTCTTCGAACTCTGTGAAGGAACATGTTAAGAAAAGCAAGATCACGGGCACTTGGGCAGAAACTGTCGACATATTTAGTTGTGCATCGCTGCTTAAGCGACCGATTTGCACCTTCTCAACGTCACAGAAAAAGTGGTTTACTTTTAAACCGATTATGATCACTGATTCATGTTCAGCGATCACAACAAAGAAGCAATGCAGGTGTCCAATCACTTTGATGTATTATGATTTTTATgctcaagcaaaccattttaaTCTCCTGCTGCCTTAAGGTAGCTGTTGTAGTGCTCCTCCACCCGAGAATACAGCATCCTCTGTTTCAATAGATTTAAGTAACACTGGTAAGTCATATGCCTCAGCTGTGAAACAAACTTCACAATCGTCTTCTGTCAAACTTCCATCTACAAGAACTAAAGCTACTGGATCCAAGCAACCTTGTCAAGCTTCAACCTCTTATAATAGAACAGCATCATCTTCAAATACCAAAACAAAAGTCAAAAAGCCATCTATGTCTCCAAAAGCTAATTCTCCGCTGCGGAAACTATGGGAGGCCCGGGAACTAATTTTGTTACTGAGGGCTTCTGGGATTGTTTGGGTGGACACggaaaataataacaaaaaacgGCAGTGCACACAATCCTGATACAACACACCAGAAATATCGCTAAGGATGCCGGAATCTGTGAATTGCTGCGTCCCTGGCTGCACCAACAATTTTCGAAACAACCCTGGAATCACGTATTATCGAATTCCTAAGGATGAAAAGCTACGAAGACGATATGAAATCTTGATCCGTAATGCAACACTGAAAGTGGAATCGGATAACACTCGAATTTGTGAACAACACTTCGAAGGTGGGATAAAGAAAAGTAGGTACGACTTACCTTCGATTTTCCCATGGTCAAAGCCTGTTTCAACCCGTCGTGTTGTAAAGCGTTTTTCTTTTGAAGAAGTCAAAAAGTCGTCAAAGAAATTGAGGCGAGCATTGAGACCAAGCTCTTCGGCTGCAGATTCAAGGACAGAAAGTGAGCTCAATATTGAACTCCCTCTTTCCACAAATGAGCAAGATGGACCTACAGATTTTTGTGGACCAGTACGTGAGAAAGGAGCAGAAGAATCACAAACCAATGAAATGCAGACACATGTAGAGTTTGGTACACAAACATATGAGCCGCAGCAGGTGGAGGGTGGTACACAGACACTTGAGCCTCAGACAAAGGTAGAGTTTGGCGTCTAGACAGAATTGATTAACTTGAGATTTGACATTGATCAGTATAAAGAAAAGGACTCGGATATCGCCTTTTATACAGGATTTCCCAACTATAAAACATTAATGCTTTGTTATGACATAGTAAAAGATTCAGCTAAAAACATTAGCTATGGAAGTCACGAAAGGAGAAATTTTGATTGTCCAGCAGTTTTGCAGCCAGGAAGGCCAAGGGCCCTCACCACATTTCAGGAATTTATTCTTGTGTTGATGCGGCTGCGGCTTGGGCTGTTTGAAAAGGATCTGGCCCATAGATTCAAGATTTCTGAATCAACAGTATTTATCATATTCAGAACATGGATTCGGTTTCTAAGACTTGAACTACAGGAGCTGATCCTTATTCCACCAAGTGATGTACTGCAGGAACATATGCCAaaacgttttaaagaattttacCCCAAGACAGCCGTTGTTATTGATTGTACAGAGGTGAAAATGGAACGACCATCAGCTTTGGATAACCAATCTTCCTGTTACTCTTCATATAAGTCAAGACCTACCATGAAAAGCCTGGTTGGAATCACCCCCAGTGGTGATGTTGGATTTGTTAGTGAACTATATCCTGGCAGCACCACTGATAAAGAAATAACAGTAAAGAGTGGCTTTTTGAAAATGCTGCAAAAAGGGGATGAAGTTATGGCAAATAAAGGCTTCCTCATTCAAGATTAGCTGGCTGGGGTTGGTGCAACCCTTACAATACCTGCATTTTTAAAGGGAAAGCAGCAGTTTTCAAAGGAAGAAgtagaaaaaaacaagaaagtagcCCGTTTACGAGTACATGTTGAAAAATGTATGGAACGAATTAAGAGCTGGCACATTTTGGATAGACCAATTCCAGTTTGCCTTGCAGGAATAGC of the Montipora capricornis isolate CH-2021 chromosome 7, ASM3666992v2, whole genome shotgun sequence genome contains:
- the LOC138055687 gene encoding THAP domain-containing protein 11-like; the encoded protein is MPESVNCCVPGCTNNFRNNPGITYYRIPKDEKLRRRYEILIRNATLKVESDNTRICEQHFEGGIKKSRYDLPSIFPWSKPVSTRRVVKRFSFEEVKKSSKKLRRALRPSSSAADSRTESELNIELPLSTNEQDGPTDFCGPVREKGAEESQTNEMQTHVEFGTQTYEPQQVEGGTQTLEPQTKVEFGV